The Gemmatimonadota bacterium sequence TGAATCACCCGCACGCCGAGGGCGAGAAACAGCCCCAGGCGATCCAACTCGTTTTCTATGGGCGAAGCATTCTGAAAACTGAGAATAATCCCGGTCTTCCCCTGCTCTTTGGCGGCATAAATATCGGCCGTCTCTTTCACCTGCAAAATGTCATCGCGCTCGCGAAAGCGCCGCATCCACGCCGACAGATGCGCCATCGTCTGCACAAAATTTTCCCACGTAGCCACCGTGGCATTGATCGCGGTAATATTGCCGGCTCGCAAACGCCTGAACACCGCATCGCTCTCCCAGTTGCTAATGCTCAGGCCATCTATCACAATCGCCTCGTCGTAGATCTTCCTCGCATCCGTATTCATCAGCCTGCTCCTCTATCAATAATCTGACACCGCCCCATCCCGGAGCCTCGCATTCGGCCACTCGAATGGACGCGCTGGACTCTTACCCACTTCGATTGCGCGCGCTTCATTGACCTCAACGCCCAGCCCGGGTCCCTCGGGCAACGATACATAACCTTCGTCATCCATTTCCCAGGTCTTAATCGCCACATCTTCGGGAAGCACACCCGCGTACCCCTCGTGAATCAAAAACATCGGCACCGACGCCGCCACATGCAGGCTCGCCGTCAAACCCAGATGGGACATCGTGCAATGCGGTGCAATGGGAACAAAATGCGCTTCGGCGAGCGCAGCCACCTTCTTCATCTGGGTAATACCCCCGCCGTGACCACAATCCGGCTGAAGCACATCAATCACCTGCGCCTCCAAAATCTCCCGCACCTCCCAGATCGTGCGATCCCGCTCACCCGTCGCAAGGGGCACCGGCACCATCTCGCGGACCTTCTTCATATTCTCTATATTCCCCGGCACCCACGCCTCTTCCAAAAACAGCAAATCATCGGACTTCAAATAACCCGCAAACTGCCTGACCAGAGGTGGCGGCAAACAGCTATGTGCATCGAACATCACGGCACCGTCGTGTCCCACCTTCTCCCTCGCATCTTTAATCTTCTGAACAATTGCCTCAATCTCGGCAGGCGTACCCGCAAAATACTGGGCACCGCCCGGTCCCGTCTTGATCGCCTTTGGACTTGGATACATCCATATCTTGTCCCTGCACGGACCGCCCAACAGGCGATACACCGGAACCCCGTGCAGCTTCCCACAGATATCCCACAGCGCCATATCAATCGCAGAAATCGTGTGAACCATCAAACCGCCGTTGCGGATATTGCGATGTGCGCGGAACATCCGTTGCCAGAGATGCTCCGTACGCGTGGGATTCTCTCCAATAATCAACTCGGAAAGCGACTCTGCAAGCGCGCAGGTCACCTTTGTATCCATGTTATTGATCTCACCCCAGCCCGTAATCCCGGCATTCGTCTCGACCTTGACATATCCCTTCACCCCAATCGGTATCGCAGTCAACCCCGTAACGCGAATACGCGATGCTCTGTCTTCGTGATCATTGCTCATACAGTCCTCCCGCAAATAGAAGTGTAACGCGCATACTGGTCAAACAGCTTGACCTAACAGAGTGTAATTTAGCGTTTGATAAAAAATATGGTATCTTTATTTTACAGCCCGTAAGACCCACTCGCAGAGAGCTTTAGTGTTGGGAAGCAGACGCGAGTTAGCGAGCGTTGTTTTGCAAGGGCTTCCGAATTTATGGTGCGGTGCTTCCGTGTAAAATCATCACGGAACATGCTTAGCATGGTGGCACGTTGCTCAAGGCAATGTGGACGGTGGAGCGGTGTACAAGTGCGCCAGCACTTCATCGACCAAAATCATCCGTTCACTGACTACATAAAACTTGCATAAATTACTGTTTTTGTGTATATTTACATTATGGAATACTTAACATACAAATACAAAATGTATAGTCTCTGTGATCGCAATATGTATATCCATAGGGATATAGATTCTTTTGCTGAGGTGTATAATCATTTCATTGCCTTGCACAAGCGATACTATCGGCGTTTTGGCACGTATCCGAGTAAATTCACAATGATTAACCATTTGGCAAAGCTGAAAAGAACAACACGCTTTGCACATTGGCGTTTGTTGCCGTCACAGGCATTGCAAAATGTGATTGAGCGCATAGACTTTGGCTATCAGAAATTCTTTGCCAGAGACAACAAGCGTCCGCCCACATTCAGGTCTCGCTTTCGGTATCAGTCCTATACGCTCAAGCAAGCAGGATACAAATTCCTCGAGCGTAACAAGGTGCGTATCGGCAAGCGTATATTTCGCTATCACAAAAGCAGAAAATTCGATTTAGATAGTATCAAAACGGTCACAATCAAACGTGACCGCGCAGGCGATTTGTGGCTATGTGTTGTTGCAAAGGCTGAGGGTATCAAGTCATTCATGATCAAGAACGGTAAAACCGCAGGTTTTGATTTTGGCTTGCAAACATATCTAACAGCCTCAGACAGCACAAGGACACAATCGCCATTGTTCTTCAATCGCAATTCGAGGAAAGTCAAAAAGGCTAATCGCAATCTTTCTCGCAAGAAGAAAGGTAGCAACAATCGTCACAGGGCAAGAGTAAATCATGCCAGAGTGCATCGGCGCGTTGCTAATCAGCGTAGAGACTATCACTGGCAACTTGCCTATCAACTGTGTAAAGAATATGACGTTATGTTCTTTGAGACTTTGAACATTGACGCCATGAAAGCGTTGTGGGGACGAAAGATTAGCGATTTGGGCTTCTCAAACTTCTTGTCCATACTCAAGTATGTGGCAAAAAAGACGGGCAAAGTTGTCAAACAAATCGACAAATGGCTGCCGTCGTCAAAGACATGCTCTGCTTGTGGCACAGTCAAAGAGGACCTCGAATTGCGAGAGAGAACATTCCATTGTTGCGAGTGTGGTCTTGAGATGGACAGAGACCTCAACGCGGCGATAAACATTCACAGGTGGGGGCGTCCACCTATGGCGGAGGTAGCGTAAGACTTGCCGACCTTCGGGGAAGCAAGCAACTACTGTTGATCCCACAATCCCTGCTGAAGCAACAAGATTCTATAATCCCAATGCTTTAGCTTTGGGAGTACGTCAATTTACCATGCCAACGACACGCGAGTAGAAAGCATCAAACTTTACCTCGAGAAACAGTAAAATGACCTGTGCAACACTATCAGTAAAAACGCGCCAACAACCACCCGACTGGGCCGTGCGCCAGCGCCAACTAATAGCGATAATGGACCGCGCAGCTCACCCTTTTGTCGAACACAGCACCCGCCCAGACGGCACTCTAATCCAGCGCACGGTATGGACGAGCATGGACGGCACGGACAACGGCTATGAGGCCTTCCTCTCCTTCCCCCTCTTCTATCTGCTGGGCGGCGGCGAGCACATCCATCGGATCGCCCGCAAAGAATGGGACGCCATCACCTATCAATACGCCAACTACGGCACAGTGGATCGGGAATTCGTCACCGGCTTCGACTGGTTCCACCACTCCGAGAGCTATACCTACATCTACTATCTGGCCATGGCCGACCCCGAAAACCACATTGACCGCACCCGCGCCCTGCGCTACGCCGCCATGTACACTGGCGAAGATCCGCTGGCACCCAACTGGGATGCCCAGCACTGCATGATCCGCTCGCCCCTCAACGGCAGCAAAGGACCGCGCTTTATAACCACCCAGACCGATTGGGAATACCACCGCCCCATTCTCTCCGGATACCTGGCTCCGTATGAAGACATAGAAGGCGCTGACAGTTCTGACCCACTCTTTAAGGTCGATTGGACCGACGACCGGATCTTCGCCCGGGTACTCGACCAGATCAATCAGCGCATGACCCGCGGTGACGTGCCCCTCAACCTGTGTGCCACCAGCCTGGTCACCAACGCGTACCTCTACACAGGCGAAGACAAGTACCGGCAGTGGGTACTGAATTATTTGCAAGCCTGGGAAGCGCGCCGCGCCGCCAATGATGGCATCATGCCCGACAATATCGGTCCCAACGGCATCATCGGCGAGTTGATGGACGGCAAGTGGTGGGGCGGGTACTACGGCTGGCGCTGGCCGCATGGAGC is a genomic window containing:
- a CDS encoding mandelate racemase/muconate lactonizing enzyme family protein; the protein is MSNDHEDRASRIRVTGLTAIPIGVKGYVKVETNAGITGWGEINNMDTKVTCALAESLSELIIGENPTRTEHLWQRMFRAHRNIRNGGLMVHTISAIDMALWDICGKLHGVPVYRLLGGPCRDKIWMYPSPKAIKTGPGGAQYFAGTPAEIEAIVQKIKDAREKVGHDGAVMFDAHSCLPPPLVRQFAGYLKSDDLLFLEEAWVPGNIENMKKVREMVPVPLATGERDRTIWEVREILEAQVIDVLQPDCGHGGGITQMKKVAALAEAHFVPIAPHCTMSHLGLTASLHVAASVPMFLIHEGYAGVLPEDVAIKTWEMDDEGYVSLPEGPGLGVEVNEARAIEVGKSPARPFEWPNARLRDGAVSDY
- a CDS encoding transposase — encoded protein: MYIHRDIDSFAEVYNHFIALHKRYYRRFGTYPSKFTMINHLAKLKRTTRFAHWRLLPSQALQNVIERIDFGYQKFFARDNKRPPTFRSRFRYQSYTLKQAGYKFLERNKVRIGKRIFRYHKSRKFDLDSIKTVTIKRDRAGDLWLCVVAKAEGIKSFMIKNGKTAGFDFGLQTYLTASDSTRTQSPLFFNRNSRKVKKANRNLSRKKKGSNNRHRARVNHARVHRRVANQRRDYHWQLAYQLCKEYDVMFFETLNIDAMKALWGRKISDLGFSNFLSILKYVAKKTGKVVKQIDKWLPSSKTCSACGTVKEDLELRERTFHCCECGLEMDRDLNAAINIHRWGRPPMAEVA